A single Tamandua tetradactyla isolate mTamTet1 chromosome X, mTamTet1.pri, whole genome shotgun sequence DNA region contains:
- the LOC143671576 gene encoding uncharacterized protein LOC143671576 isoform X2 gives MPDLEGEAQAKKLCESFTFAVAADASTPEECRDGKKDKEGTGPLGRQAEGQGQQSFNAHLHYPSSLGRIGVVLYWYCYPDCQLQLYCGPVRGDQRVVEVPIVNHMEFLRDEELEERLEKSRKQLAEEETKMTDKGKEDKEKMIKCTVYCI, from the exons ATGCCCGACTTGGAGGGAGAGGCCCAGGCCAAGAAGTTATGCGAGAGCTTCACCTTCGCCGTCGCCGCCGAC GCTTCAACTCCAGAGGAGTGTCGAGATGGGAAGAAAGATAAAGAAGGGACTGGGCCTCTAGGAAGGCAAGCAGAAGGGCAAGGGCAGCAAAGCTTTAATGCCCACCTCCACTATCCTTCGTCTCTTGGCAGAATTGGTGTAGTCCTATATTGGTATTGCTACCCTGATTGCCAACTACAGCTATACTGTGGGCCAGTCAGAGGTGATCAAAGAG TGGTTGAAGTGCCCATTGTCAATCACATGGAATTCCTGAGAGATGAGGAACTAGAAGAAAGGCTGGAGAAAAGCAGGAAACAGCTGGCTGAGGAAGAAACAAAGATGACTGACAAAGGCAAAGAAGATAAGGAGAAGATGATCAAGTGCACAG TGTACTGCATCTAA
- the LOC143671576 gene encoding uncharacterized protein LOC143671576 isoform X1: MAAACRGVKVARSSSLLVVRRGRRGRATQGEKSVLGEGSYLSMPGLVAVITGGASGLGLAMAERLTRQGPLQCFWTCPTWRERPRPRSYARASPSPSPPTIGVVLYWYCYPDCQLQLYCGPVRGDQRVVEVPIVNHMEFLRDEELEERLEKSRKQLAEEETKMTDKGKEDKEKMIKCTVYCI; encoded by the exons ATGGCTGCTGCGTGTCGGGGTGTGAAGGTAGCCCGGTCTTCGTCCCTGCTGGTTGTCCGGCGGGGACGGCGCGGCCGTGCCACTCAGGGGGAGAAATCGGTGCTGGGAGAAGGGTCATACCTGTCTATGCCTG GCCTGGTAGCGGTGATAACCGGAGGAGCCTCGGGCCTAGGTCTGGCCATGGCGGAGCGACTCACGAGGCAGGGGCCACTGCAGTGCTTCTGGACATGCCCGACTTGGAGGGAGAGGCCCAGGCCAAGAAGTTATGCGAGAGCTTCACCTTCGCCGTCGCCGCCGAC AATTGGTGTAGTCCTATATTGGTATTGCTACCCTGATTGCCAACTACAGCTATACTGTGGGCCAGTCAGAGGTGATCAAAGAG TGGTTGAAGTGCCCATTGTCAATCACATGGAATTCCTGAGAGATGAGGAACTAGAAGAAAGGCTGGAGAAAAGCAGGAAACAGCTGGCTGAGGAAGAAACAAAGATGACTGACAAAGGCAAAGAAGATAAGGAGAAGATGATCAAGTGCACAG TGTACTGCATCTAA